From one Mangrovibacterium diazotrophicum genomic stretch:
- a CDS encoding T9SS type A sorting domain-containing protein, giving the protein YVCYEDNEVTLTATPSGGSGSYSYLWSTGATTASISVSPTSDTNYSVTVTDTGFSPTNGVACSATDDVDVIVNPAISVDAGTDVYVCYEDNEVTLTATPSGGSGSYSYLWSTGATTASITVSPTSDTNYSVTVTDTGFSPTNGVACSATDDVDVIVNPAISVDAGTDVYVCYEDNEVTLTATPSGGSGSYSYLWSTGATTASITVSPTSDTNYSVTVTDTGFSPTAGVACSATDDVDVIVNPPISCSTKVLASAECEGPNGSAEVTPSGGTPGYTYLWDNGETTAVATALTPGLHEVEVWDSKNCPTSCEVTIPNLPCDHIFPTQTTCCHYRTESATQLYNVCYTPSKKKGGTVGNAVPGVFFYYTYVVAPSSSFDIRVDQGNDGALDKLFSVAQLDIKLFDEDCDKLSTVEVSVDGTDNSVAHMSVSGATAGVKYVLGVKYDVKSIIGASYTSPAPTSSYWFKTYIDDGSNPEYYEVGSTGMIDAVPNCTDNTPLPGNCSLAQASTLDASQTFTTLSLKSATTITAYPNPFSDNITFEFTANQDGKATIEMFNMFGQKVATVLKQLVTEGEFVKVTYAPEGIVSGTYIYRFILGDTVLNGELIYQEQK; this is encoded by the coding sequence TACGTCTGTTATGAAGACAACGAGGTAACGCTTACGGCTACACCAAGCGGCGGTTCGGGTAGCTACAGTTACCTGTGGTCCACCGGAGCAACGACTGCGTCGATCTCCGTCAGCCCGACCAGCGACACGAATTACAGTGTAACAGTTACGGATACCGGCTTCAGTCCGACAAACGGAGTGGCCTGTAGTGCTACGGATGATGTGGATGTGATTGTCAACCCGGCCATCAGTGTTGATGCCGGAACAGATGTTTACGTCTGTTATGAAGACAACGAGGTAACGCTTACGGCTACACCAAGCGGCGGTTCGGGTAGCTACAGTTACCTGTGGTCCACCGGAGCAACGACCGCATCGATCACCGTCAGCCCGACCAGCGACACGAATTACAGTGTAACAGTTACGGATACCGGCTTCAGTCCGACAAACGGAGTGGCCTGTAGTGCTACGGATGATGTGGATGTGATTGTCAACCCGGCCATCAGTGTTGATGCCGGAACAGATGTTTACGTCTGTTATGAAGACAACGAGGTAACGCTTACGGCTACACCAAGCGGCGGTTCGGGTAGCTACAGTTACCTGTGGTCCACCGGAGCAACGACCGCGTCGATCACCGTCAGTCCGACCAGTGACACGAATTACAGTGTAACAGTTACGGATACCGGCTTCAGTCCGACAGCCGGAGTGGCCTGTAGTGCTACGGATGATGTGGATGTGATTGTAAACCCTCCAATTAGCTGTTCTACGAAGGTTTTAGCTTCGGCAGAGTGTGAGGGGCCAAATGGAAGTGCTGAGGTTACACCGAGCGGAGGTACACCTGGCTATACGTACTTATGGGATAACGGAGAGACCACAGCGGTAGCTACTGCATTGACACCAGGTCTGCATGAGGTCGAGGTTTGGGATTCTAAAAACTGTCCTACAAGTTGTGAGGTGACGATTCCGAATCTTCCATGCGACCACATCTTCCCAACGCAGACCACTTGTTGTCACTATCGCACAGAGTCAGCGACTCAGTTGTATAATGTTTGTTACACGCCAAGCAAGAAGAAAGGTGGCACAGTAGGTAATGCCGTACCTGGTGTATTCTTCTATTACACTTATGTTGTCGCTCCATCGAGTTCATTTGATATCAGAGTGGACCAAGGAAATGATGGTGCTCTTGATAAGCTGTTTAGTGTTGCTCAGTTAGACATTAAGTTGTTCGATGAGGATTGCGATAAACTGAGTACTGTTGAAGTTTCGGTAGATGGAACCGACAATAGTGTGGCTCATATGTCAGTTAGCGGAGCAACAGCCGGTGTTAAATATGTTCTTGGTGTCAAGTATGATGTGAAGTCGATTATTGGAGCTTCTTATACTTCTCCTGCTCCAACAAGCTCATACTGGTTTAAAACCTACATTGATGATGGTTCTAACCCAGAATACTATGAGGTTGGAAGTACGGGTATGATTGATGCTGTACCTAACTGTACGGACAATACACCATTGCCAGGAAACTGTAGTTTAGCTCAGGCTTCAACGCTCGATGCATCACAAACATTTACGACTTTGAGTTTGAAATCTGCAACGACGATTACGGCATATCCGAACCCGTTCTCAGATAATATCACGTTTGAGTTTACAGCTAATCAGGATGGAAAAGCAACGATTGAAATGTTCAATATGTTCGGTCAGAAAGTTGCAACTGTTCTGAAGCAGCTGGTAACTGAAGGTGAGTTTGTGAAAGTGACCTATGCTCCGGAAGGAATTGTCTCAGGAACTTATATCTATCGGTTTATCTTGGGAGACACCGTTCTGAACGGAGAATTAATCTATCAGGAACAGAAATGA
- a CDS encoding DUF3592 domain-containing protein, protein MTAIQQFQLSGLILVLVTIPIIAYTAKLLLLAKQSAKWPSTRGVIVTGFDLEVSGRLNFLYEYTVDGTRHQGGKPFIATSFKRIEREKIAQLTISYPIGRQVEVYYKPEKPKISTLEPGRSEGLKSGIFLVTIFFIIGLFAALNPELALQFVSNLF, encoded by the coding sequence ATGACAGCAATTCAGCAATTTCAACTCTCGGGGCTCATCCTTGTATTAGTAACAATCCCCATAATTGCCTACACTGCCAAATTACTCCTACTGGCAAAACAATCAGCCAAATGGCCCAGTACCAGAGGCGTAATCGTAACAGGTTTTGACTTGGAAGTCTCCGGTCGATTAAACTTTTTGTATGAATACACAGTCGACGGAACTAGACACCAAGGCGGGAAACCGTTTATCGCAACCTCATTTAAACGAATTGAACGAGAAAAAATAGCACAACTTACCATTTCTTATCCCATAGGAAGACAAGTCGAGGTTTATTACAAACCCGAAAAACCGAAGATATCAACACTTGAGCCGGGGCGAAGTGAAGGCCTCAAATCCGGAATATTCCTGGTAACTATCTTCTTCATAATTGGTTTATTTGCTGCATTAAACCCCGAGTTGGCCCTGCAATTTGTATCTAATCTGTTTTAA
- a CDS encoding START-like domain-containing protein has protein sequence MTAKTKIQLEFPIKCSPSVLYNRLSTASGLTEWFADDVNVKGKRYTFIWDGSEQVAEMVQNRDSRVVRFKWDDDEDEDTYFEFLITKDELTGDVTLLITDFADDGDEEETTELWNTQISDLKRVLGC, from the coding sequence ATGACTGCGAAAACCAAAATCCAATTAGAATTCCCGATAAAATGTTCCCCCAGTGTTTTGTATAATCGGTTGAGTACCGCTTCAGGTCTTACCGAATGGTTTGCCGACGATGTAAATGTGAAAGGAAAACGCTACACATTCATTTGGGATGGCTCGGAACAAGTTGCAGAAATGGTGCAAAACCGCGATAGTCGGGTTGTCCGCTTCAAGTGGGACGATGATGAGGACGAAGATACCTACTTCGAATTTCTGATTACAAAAGATGAGCTGACCGGGGATGTGACCCTGCTGATTACCGATTTTGCAGACGATGGTGATGAAGAAGAAACAACAGAACTTTGGAATACCCAGATTTCTGATTTGAAAAGAGTGCTTGGTTGTTAA
- a CDS encoding LptF/LptG family permease: protein MKRLHQYVLKSFLGPFFMTFFICVFILLMQFLWKYIDDMVGKGLEWGIVAELLLYASMGLIPMAFPLATLLASIMTFGSLGENYELVAMKASGISLFRIMKPLMFVAIGLALFAFYFSNNILPQSNLKFGALMASIKKQKPEMVITEGIFTNDIDGYSIKVDRKSKKTNMLYKILIYDHRDNQGNVSVTVADSGFMKISEDKKFMIMTLFDGENAVDENPRENRRTQRYTFRRTHFHEQVVTVPLKGFDFKRTDEDNLRNMYRMLTLQQLEHVEDSLYTDYNYRVRRFAINMRYNQKLNRSVVDLTNTEDSLRVYHPMLENRQLDYDSIMSALDPMERDEIYSTALSQARMNKQTIDQNIFELYNIKKNLNKYTMEKHRKFTWSVACLIFFFIGAPLGAIIRKGGLGMPTVVSILMFILYYMVSISGEKASREDVWTMAEGMWLATAIFFPLGFFLTYKAATDSGLMNVETYQYKIKNFVNYVLRRKNKAD, encoded by the coding sequence ATGAAACGATTACACCAATATGTGCTGAAGAGCTTTTTAGGCCCTTTTTTCATGACCTTTTTTATCTGTGTTTTCATCCTGCTCATGCAGTTTTTATGGAAATACATTGACGACATGGTTGGGAAGGGACTGGAGTGGGGCATTGTTGCCGAGCTCTTGCTTTACGCTTCCATGGGGTTGATCCCCATGGCTTTTCCGCTCGCTACCTTGCTGGCATCCATTATGACTTTTGGGAGTTTGGGCGAGAATTACGAGCTGGTTGCGATGAAGGCTTCCGGAATCTCGTTGTTCCGCATCATGAAACCGCTCATGTTTGTCGCGATCGGTTTGGCTTTGTTTGCATTTTACTTCTCGAATAATATCCTGCCGCAAAGTAACCTCAAGTTTGGTGCTTTAATGGCCAGTATCAAGAAGCAGAAGCCGGAGATGGTAATCACCGAGGGGATCTTTACCAATGATATTGATGGCTATAGCATCAAGGTCGACCGAAAAAGCAAGAAGACCAACATGCTGTATAAAATCCTGATATATGATCATCGCGACAACCAGGGGAATGTGTCCGTTACGGTTGCCGATTCGGGTTTTATGAAAATCTCAGAGGACAAGAAATTCATGATCATGACCTTGTTTGACGGGGAAAATGCCGTGGACGAGAATCCCCGTGAAAACCGAAGAACGCAACGATACACTTTCCGCAGGACCCATTTTCACGAACAGGTTGTGACTGTCCCGTTGAAAGGATTCGACTTTAAAAGAACTGATGAGGATAATCTTCGGAATATGTACCGGATGTTGACGCTTCAACAGCTGGAGCATGTGGAAGATTCGCTTTACACGGATTATAACTACCGGGTTCGCCGTTTTGCGATTAATATGCGGTATAACCAGAAGTTGAATCGCTCGGTGGTGGATTTGACGAATACGGAAGATTCGTTGCGCGTTTATCATCCGATGTTGGAAAATCGGCAATTGGATTACGATTCCATTATGTCGGCATTGGACCCGATGGAACGGGACGAAATCTACAGCACTGCATTGAGCCAGGCACGAATGAACAAACAGACCATCGATCAGAATATCTTCGAATTGTATAACATCAAGAAAAACCTGAACAAGTACACAATGGAAAAGCATCGCAAGTTTACCTGGTCGGTTGCTTGTTTGATTTTCTTCTTTATTGGGGCACCTTTGGGGGCGATCATTCGAAAGGGTGGATTGGGTATGCCAACTGTGGTTTCCATTTTGATGTTCATTCTGTATTACATGGTTTCTATTTCGGGTGAAAAGGCGTCGCGAGAGGACGTGTGGACGATGGCCGAAGGTATGTGGCTGGCAACGGCAATTTTCTTCCCGCTTGGTTTCTTCCTAACCTATAAAGCAGCAACCGATTCGGGATTAATGAATGTGGAAACATATCAATACAAAATCAAAAATTTTGTAAATTACGTTCTCAGAAGGAAAAATAAAGCCGATTAA
- a CDS encoding glycosyltransferase family 4 protein — MRILQLTNKVPWPPTDGGAIATLTLSKGFFILGHQVSILAMRTEKHNTRLDEIPEHLAAQIDFNLVDVPARITFWGGLVNFLFSDLPYIAARFISEDYSRALIKLLKEKEFDVIQLEGLYLCPYIPLIKQYSKALIAYRAHNIEYEIWERSSKLSGGFRRIYLSILTRRIKKFGMSYINEWDVLVSITERDGEMLDKLGNRKPRITSQTGIDFSTLVPTAKDLEFPSLFHIGSLEWGPNQEGLLWFINNVWPLIYRKYPELKFYIAGRNAPGWLAQKLKLANVVFLGEIEDAYQFMNSKAVMIVPLRSGSGMRIKIVEGLALGKAIVSTTIGVEGIAAEDHEHILIANEPHEFVHAVSELIENKALYKKLCKNAVEFIREKFDNLAIVSSLVDFYKKQLNG, encoded by the coding sequence ATGCGAATTCTACAGCTAACGAACAAGGTTCCCTGGCCACCAACTGATGGTGGGGCAATTGCAACGCTGACGTTGTCGAAAGGGTTTTTCATCTTGGGACACCAGGTCAGTATTTTGGCCATGCGTACCGAAAAGCATAATACGCGCCTGGATGAAATACCGGAGCATTTAGCTGCACAGATCGATTTCAATTTGGTTGATGTACCGGCGAGAATAACTTTCTGGGGAGGTTTGGTTAATTTTCTCTTCTCCGACCTACCGTATATTGCCGCTCGATTTATTAGTGAAGATTACAGTCGAGCGTTAATCAAATTATTAAAGGAAAAGGAGTTTGATGTCATCCAGTTGGAAGGCCTGTATTTGTGTCCTTATATTCCTTTGATCAAGCAGTATAGCAAGGCGTTAATCGCTTACCGTGCACACAACATCGAATATGAAATCTGGGAACGTTCCAGTAAATTGTCCGGTGGTTTCCGACGAATTTATCTCTCCATCTTGACGCGTCGGATCAAAAAATTCGGGATGAGCTACATCAATGAATGGGATGTTTTGGTGTCGATAACCGAAAGGGATGGTGAAATGCTGGACAAACTCGGAAATCGAAAACCACGGATTACCTCGCAAACAGGGATTGATTTTTCGACACTTGTTCCTACCGCGAAAGACCTGGAATTTCCATCACTCTTTCATATCGGGTCTCTGGAATGGGGTCCAAATCAGGAAGGTTTGCTGTGGTTTATCAACAATGTCTGGCCGTTGATTTACCGAAAATACCCGGAACTAAAATTTTATATAGCTGGCCGGAATGCACCCGGGTGGTTGGCGCAGAAGCTCAAATTAGCGAATGTTGTTTTCCTTGGTGAAATCGAAGATGCTTACCAGTTCATGAACTCAAAAGCGGTCATGATCGTACCACTTCGCTCGGGCTCGGGTATGCGAATCAAGATTGTCGAAGGACTTGCTTTGGGTAAAGCCATTGTTTCGACGACGATTGGTGTTGAAGGTATTGCTGCAGAAGACCACGAACATATTCTGATTGCAAACGAACCTCATGAGTTTGTTCATGCAGTTAGTGAGTTAATAGAGAATAAAGCTCTTTACAAGAAGCTTTGTAAGAACGCTGTCGAATTCATTCGCGAAAAGTTTGACAACCTCGCGATTGTGTCTTCCCTTGTCGATTTTTACAAGAAACAACTGAATGGCTGA
- a CDS encoding glycosyltransferase family 2 protein produces the protein MAEALFWIAVIIVGYTFGGYGLLLAIVVGIRRLFSSVNQNQSAAGNLPKICLFVTAYNEAAFVAAKVENSFQLNYPQEKLQLLWVTDGSTDKTPELLKQYPDVQVQHLPERLGKVHAMNRGMQYVTAPIVVFTDSNTLLGPDSLLHLVRHFRNGNVACVAGEKRVVKADEINVAAAGESLYWKLESRMKRMESELSSVVGAAGELFAIRRELFRPVDEDCLLDDFQISMQMVAEGFRCVYEPDAVALEKGSMNVREELKRKSRIAAGGLQAMVRMPFLLNPFRFGWLSWQYFSHKILRWTLAPWAILLAFLSNIYLVLVKPENSLELIYISILVLQCLWYLFAFVGFKREGDGTGNKLFYIPYYFTAINYAAIRGLFRFLKGTQPVTWEKAERA, from the coding sequence ATGGCTGAGGCGCTCTTCTGGATCGCAGTAATCATCGTCGGATACACTTTTGGCGGTTATGGATTGCTTTTGGCTATCGTTGTTGGTATAAGGAGACTTTTCTCTTCCGTAAATCAGAATCAGAGTGCTGCCGGCAACTTGCCGAAGATTTGCCTGTTTGTGACGGCCTATAATGAAGCTGCTTTTGTTGCCGCCAAAGTTGAAAATTCATTTCAGTTGAACTATCCGCAGGAAAAACTTCAGCTGCTTTGGGTAACCGATGGTTCAACTGATAAAACACCCGAATTATTGAAGCAATATCCCGATGTACAGGTGCAGCATTTACCCGAGCGACTGGGAAAAGTGCATGCGATGAACCGGGGAATGCAATATGTAACAGCGCCCATTGTTGTCTTTACGGATAGCAACACTTTGCTGGGCCCGGATTCACTCTTACATCTGGTTCGGCATTTCAGGAATGGAAATGTCGCTTGTGTCGCCGGCGAAAAGCGAGTGGTGAAAGCCGATGAAATTAATGTGGCTGCTGCCGGAGAGAGTTTGTACTGGAAGTTGGAATCCCGAATGAAAAGAATGGAATCGGAGTTGAGCTCGGTTGTTGGAGCAGCAGGGGAATTGTTTGCGATTCGCCGCGAACTCTTCAGACCGGTTGATGAAGACTGCCTGTTGGATGATTTTCAAATATCCATGCAAATGGTAGCGGAGGGTTTTCGCTGTGTCTACGAACCGGATGCTGTGGCTTTGGAAAAAGGATCGATGAATGTTCGGGAAGAGCTGAAGAGAAAGAGCCGGATTGCTGCCGGCGGACTGCAGGCGATGGTTCGAATGCCGTTTTTACTCAATCCGTTTCGGTTTGGATGGCTCAGCTGGCAGTATTTTTCACACAAAATTTTACGCTGGACATTGGCGCCATGGGCGATTTTGCTGGCTTTTCTGAGCAATATCTATCTCGTACTTGTAAAACCTGAAAATTCTTTAGAATTAATTTACATCTCGATTCTGGTTCTTCAATGTTTGTGGTATTTGTTTGCTTTTGTGGGCTTTAAGCGCGAAGGCGATGGTACAGGCAACAAGTTATTTTATATACCGTACTACTTTACTGCAATCAATTATGCTGCAATCAGAGGGCTTTTTAGGTTTTTGAAAGGGACACAGCCGGTAACCTGGGAGAAGGCAGAGCGCGCCTGA
- a CDS encoding bifunctional 3,4-dihydroxy-2-butanone-4-phosphate synthase/GTP cyclohydrolase II, whose translation MTEFKLNTIPEAIAAIKNGDLVIVVDDEDRENEGDFIAAAELMTPEKVNFMATHGRGLICVPLTESRCEELELDLMVGRNTSSHETPFTVSVDLIGYGCTTGISASDRSKTIRALVNPDTKAEELGRPGHIFPLKAKNRGVLRRAGHTEAAVDLARLAGLQPAGVLIEIMNEDGTMARLPELMQVAERFDLKIITIKDLIAYLQDSESLIVRGEEVAMPTKYGDFNIIPFRQKSNGMEHVALVKGTWEEDEEILVRMHSSCMTGDIFGSFRCECGEQLHKAMQMIEKEGKGVIVYMMQEGRGIGLMNKIAAYKLQDEGMDTVEANLHLGFQADERDYGVGAQILQSVGVKKMKLMTNNPVKRVGIEGYGLKVTKIVNIEIEPNEFNQRYLKTKRDRMGHYLQKFKYD comes from the coding sequence ATGACCGAGTTCAAATTAAATACGATTCCTGAAGCGATCGCAGCCATTAAAAATGGTGATTTGGTGATTGTTGTCGACGACGAAGATCGCGAGAATGAAGGTGACTTTATTGCAGCCGCCGAATTGATGACTCCTGAAAAGGTAAATTTTATGGCCACGCATGGTCGCGGGTTGATCTGCGTGCCGTTAACCGAAAGCCGTTGTGAAGAACTGGAGCTCGATCTGATGGTCGGGAGAAATACTTCCTCGCATGAGACGCCTTTCACGGTGTCGGTTGATTTAATTGGCTACGGGTGTACCACGGGAATTTCAGCCAGTGATCGTTCAAAAACGATTCGCGCACTGGTAAATCCGGATACAAAGGCGGAAGAACTGGGCCGTCCGGGGCACATCTTTCCTTTGAAAGCAAAAAATCGTGGCGTGCTTCGTCGTGCAGGGCACACAGAAGCTGCTGTTGACTTAGCTCGATTAGCCGGTTTGCAGCCCGCTGGTGTTTTAATTGAAATCATGAACGAAGACGGTACGATGGCTCGCCTGCCCGAATTGATGCAGGTTGCGGAGCGTTTCGACCTGAAAATTATTACCATCAAAGACCTGATTGCTTACCTGCAGGATTCAGAAAGCTTGATCGTTCGTGGTGAAGAAGTAGCAATGCCGACTAAATACGGCGACTTCAATATCATTCCTTTCCGCCAGAAATCAAACGGAATGGAGCATGTTGCTTTGGTAAAAGGAACCTGGGAAGAGGACGAAGAGATTTTGGTGCGCATGCACTCGTCTTGTATGACAGGCGATATTTTTGGTTCGTTCCGCTGCGAATGTGGAGAACAATTGCATAAGGCCATGCAGATGATTGAAAAAGAAGGCAAAGGTGTGATTGTATACATGATGCAGGAAGGACGCGGAATCGGTTTGATGAATAAGATTGCTGCCTACAAGTTGCAGGACGAAGGAATGGATACCGTGGAAGCGAATTTGCATCTCGGTTTTCAGGCTGATGAACGCGACTACGGAGTTGGTGCCCAGATTTTGCAAAGCGTTGGTGTGAAGAAAATGAAGCTGATGACTAACAACCCGGTAAAACGTGTTGGTATTGAAGGTTACGGGCTGAAGGTTACCAAGATCGTCAATATTGAGATTGAACCGAATGAATTCAATCAGCGCTATCTGAAAACCAAACGTGATCGGATGGGACATTACCTGCAAAAATTTAAATACGATTGA
- a CDS encoding DUF5522 domain-containing protein: MFDHLFSDSYDESVEGVDYYLTKEGYRVMTESYLVKRGYCCSNGCRHCPYDPKAQKGNRKLRPDVAKKYNL; this comes from the coding sequence ATGTTCGATCATCTTTTCAGCGATAGCTACGACGAATCAGTAGAAGGTGTTGACTATTATTTGACCAAGGAAGGTTATCGCGTAATGACGGAAAGCTATTTGGTAAAGCGCGGTTACTGTTGTTCCAATGGTTGTCGTCATTGTCCTTACGACCCAAAAGCACAAAAAGGAAATCGAAAATTAAGGCCCGATGTGGCTAAAAAATATAACTTGTAA
- the larE gene encoding ATP-dependent sacrificial sulfur transferase LarE, translating into MSNIQDKLHELEEWFRQRKGSIVAFSGGIDSTLVLFLARKFQGKENAIGVISNSESLKAKDFELAQRFCRDFDIKLEVIKTEELVDERYNQNPENRCFFCKEHLFHDLQQIKDKYPDFDVLSGTNVDDLGDYRPGLQAAAQYKVLAPMAQCKLTKEEIREIARSFGLPNWDKPASPCLSSRIPYNHQITREKLKQVEAAEDFLNELGFADVRVRHYGEYGQVEVQQSEIERLFAMEHQVVDRIKSFGFDEVKIDREGLVSGKLNRVLNRKEDVRRES; encoded by the coding sequence ATGAGTAACATACAAGATAAATTACACGAATTGGAAGAATGGTTTCGACAGCGAAAAGGCTCTATTGTTGCTTTTTCCGGCGGAATCGATTCAACTTTGGTGCTTTTCCTGGCGCGCAAGTTTCAGGGAAAAGAAAACGCGATTGGCGTCATCTCAAATTCAGAGAGCTTGAAAGCGAAGGATTTTGAACTGGCACAACGCTTTTGCCGCGATTTCGATATTAAACTGGAAGTCATCAAAACCGAAGAATTGGTAGATGAGCGCTACAATCAAAATCCTGAAAACCGTTGTTTTTTTTGCAAGGAACACTTGTTTCACGATTTGCAGCAGATCAAGGATAAATATCCGGATTTTGATGTGCTAAGTGGAACCAATGTTGATGATTTGGGTGACTACCGACCGGGCTTGCAGGCAGCGGCTCAGTACAAAGTGTTGGCTCCAATGGCGCAGTGTAAGCTGACGAAAGAAGAAATTCGCGAGATTGCCCGAAGTTTCGGCCTACCGAACTGGGATAAACCGGCGAGCCCGTGTCTGAGTTCCCGTATTCCGTATAATCATCAGATTACCCGCGAAAAGCTGAAGCAAGTTGAAGCGGCTGAAGATTTCCTGAACGAGTTGGGTTTTGCGGATGTTCGAGTTCGTCATTATGGAGAATACGGGCAGGTTGAAGTTCAACAGTCGGAAATTGAACGACTTTTTGCGATGGAACATCAAGTCGTTGATAGAATAAAATCCTTTGGCTTCGATGAAGTTAAAATCGATCGGGAGGGTTTGGTGTCGGGAAAATTAAACCGGGTGCTAAATAGAAAAGAAGACGTTAGACGTGAGTCCTGA
- the larC gene encoding nickel pincer cofactor biosynthesis protein LarC: MKILYYDCFAGISGDMNLGALIDLGVDADYLKQELEKLNIEGFHLEIKKDQRRGINGTKADVIIENPDNEKHRHLRHVEEIVNNSTLSDTVKTNALKIFRLIAEAEAKVHNIDIQRVHFHEVGALDSIADIVGAAICLDYLKVDKVISSPIQLGGGTVKCAHGIMPVPAPATALIVEGLPVKTGLVNHEATTPTGAAILAAMVDQFTPNVELPIVKTAYGIGNRDAEVANVLRVYLLEGEQSSSDVETVEAVVLESNIDDMNPEHYDFILNELFDAGASDAWLTPIIMKKSRPAVTLSVLSSPELVAKMKTIVFTHSTSLGIREYRVQKHMLARQEIEVKISHGTVRVKQSYYNGRLLKSKAEADDCKKLASEHGLSIREIEKMVYNQLEA; encoded by the coding sequence ATGAAAATATTATACTACGACTGCTTTGCCGGCATCAGCGGAGATATGAACCTCGGGGCGCTGATTGACCTTGGGGTTGATGCAGATTACCTGAAACAGGAACTGGAGAAACTCAATATTGAAGGGTTTCACCTGGAAATCAAAAAAGATCAGCGGCGCGGAATCAACGGAACCAAAGCCGATGTGATCATCGAAAATCCGGACAACGAGAAGCATCGCCATTTGCGGCATGTGGAAGAGATTGTCAATAACAGCACACTCTCTGATACGGTGAAAACAAACGCCTTGAAGATCTTCCGTTTGATTGCGGAAGCGGAAGCGAAAGTGCACAACATCGACATCCAACGAGTACATTTCCACGAGGTGGGAGCTTTGGATTCGATAGCAGATATTGTAGGGGCAGCCATTTGCCTCGATTACCTGAAAGTGGACAAAGTTATCTCGTCGCCGATTCAGTTGGGGGGCGGAACAGTAAAATGCGCGCACGGCATCATGCCTGTTCCTGCGCCGGCAACAGCCCTGATAGTTGAAGGCTTGCCTGTGAAAACGGGCTTGGTAAACCACGAGGCAACTACACCAACCGGAGCGGCCATATTGGCGGCAATGGTTGATCAATTCACACCAAACGTTGAACTGCCCATTGTAAAAACGGCCTACGGAATCGGGAATCGAGATGCTGAAGTGGCGAATGTTCTTCGAGTGTACCTGTTAGAAGGCGAGCAATCTTCATCGGATGTAGAAACCGTTGAGGCGGTCGTGCTCGAAAGCAACATCGACGATATGAACCCCGAACATTATGACTTCATTTTAAACGAACTCTTTGATGCAGGAGCGAGCGATGCCTGGTTGACGCCGATCATCATGAAAAAATCGCGCCCGGCAGTGACTTTGTCTGTTCTTTCTTCACCCGAGTTGGTTGCGAAAATGAAGACTATTGTTTTCACGCACAGTACCTCTTTGGGGATTCGCGAATACCGCGTGCAAAAACATATGCTGGCTCGTCAGGAAATCGAGGTTAAAATTAGCCATGGAACGGTTCGGGTAAAGCAAAGTTATTACAACGGACGGCTGTTAAAATCGAAAGCAGAAGCTGATGACTGCAAGAAATTAGCGAGTGAACACGGTTTGAGCATTCGTGAAATTGAAAAAATGGTCTATAACCAGTTGGAAGCATGA